From the Streptomyces syringium genome, one window contains:
- a CDS encoding RecB family exonuclease — protein MGIATDNSTGPGSERAADRSAGPAARPAGAARPAALSPSRAADFMRCPLLYRFRVIDKLPEKPSAAATRGTVVHAVLERLFDAPAAERTAGRAKGLVPGEWEKLLAARPELAELFQGEDGEQDGERLARWLADAERLVERWFTLEDPTRLEPADRELYVETVLEGGGGEGAAGEAGLTLRGFIDRVDVAPSGEVRIVDYKTGKAPAPQYRSEALFQMTFYALVMWRLRGRVPRRLQLVYLGSGDVLTYDPTEAELLAVERRLRALWEAISLATETGDWRPRPTKLCGWCDHQAVCPEFGGTPPPYPLPLPAQRAPEAAGETGAEAAGETGADADGRVVADGEAQGRMDPV, from the coding sequence ATGGGTATCGCCACCGACAATTCCACCGGGCCGGGCTCCGAGCGCGCGGCCGACCGGTCCGCCGGGCCTGCCGCCAGGCCTGCCGGGGCGGCGCGGCCGGCCGCGCTGTCGCCGTCGCGCGCGGCCGATTTCATGCGGTGTCCGCTGCTCTACCGCTTCCGGGTGATCGACAAGCTGCCGGAGAAGCCGAGCGCGGCGGCGACGCGGGGCACGGTGGTGCACGCGGTGCTGGAGCGGCTCTTCGACGCCCCGGCGGCCGAGCGCACGGCCGGGCGGGCCAAGGGCCTGGTGCCGGGCGAGTGGGAGAAGCTGCTGGCGGCCCGGCCGGAGCTGGCGGAGCTGTTCCAGGGGGAGGACGGGGAGCAGGACGGCGAGCGGCTGGCCCGCTGGCTGGCGGACGCGGAGCGGCTGGTCGAGCGGTGGTTCACGCTGGAGGACCCGACGCGCCTGGAGCCCGCCGACCGTGAGCTGTATGTGGAGACGGTGCTCGAGGGCGGCGGGGGCGAGGGGGCCGCCGGGGAGGCGGGGCTGACGCTGCGCGGCTTCATCGACCGGGTGGACGTGGCGCCGTCGGGCGAGGTGCGGATCGTCGATTACAAGACGGGCAAGGCCCCCGCTCCGCAGTACCGGTCGGAGGCCCTGTTCCAGATGACGTTCTACGCCCTGGTGATGTGGCGGCTGCGCGGGCGGGTCCCGCGTCGGCTCCAGCTGGTCTACCTGGGCAGTGGCGATGTGCTGACGTACGACCCGACGGAGGCGGAGCTGCTGGCCGTGGAGCGCAGGCTGCGCGCGCTGTGGGAGGCCATTTCGCTGGCGACGGAGACCGGTGACTGGCGGCCGCGGCCCACCAAGCTGTGCGGCTGGTGCGACCACCAGGCCGTCTGTCCTGAGTTCGGGGGCACTCCCCCGCCGTACCCGCTGCCCCTGCCCGCACAGCGCGCCCCCGAGGCCGCTGGGGAGACCGGTGCCGAGGCCGCTGGGGAGACCGGGGCGGACGCCGACGGCCGGGTGGTGGCCGACGGGGAGGCTCAGGGCAGAATGGACCCGGTCTAG
- a CDS encoding site-2 protease family protein, with protein MDNSGKGQSGGGAGHGAGPGDGKPGRPRTGGGILMGRPFGVPVYVAPSWFLVAALITWVFGGQLDRVLPELGRARYLVALFFAVAFYASVLVHELAHTVAALRFKLPVRRIQLQFFGGVSEIEKETETPGREFVLAFVGPLLSLVLAGVFYLGMQGVEPGTVPGVLLAGLMISNLLVAAFNLLPGLPLDGGRMLRAVVWKISGKPMTGTVAAAWVGRALAVAVLIGLPLLTHARGGLGDGDSESLGGLDSLTDALLAAILAAIIWTGAGNALRMARLRERLPHLSARTLTRRAVPVEAATPLSEALRRANEAGARALVVVDGQGRPAALVREAAIVGVPEHRRPWVAVSGLATDLKDGMRVSAELSGEELLDTLRATPATEYLVVEETGEVYGVLATTDVERAFVSAMARPSS; from the coding sequence GTGGACAACAGCGGGAAGGGCCAGTCCGGCGGGGGCGCCGGTCACGGGGCCGGGCCCGGCGACGGCAAACCGGGACGGCCGCGGACGGGCGGCGGCATCCTCATGGGCCGCCCCTTCGGCGTCCCCGTCTACGTCGCCCCCAGCTGGTTCCTCGTCGCCGCCCTCATCACCTGGGTCTTCGGCGGCCAGCTCGACCGGGTGCTGCCCGAGCTCGGCCGCGCCCGCTATCTCGTCGCCCTCTTCTTCGCCGTGGCCTTCTACGCCTCGGTGCTCGTCCACGAACTCGCGCACACGGTCGCCGCCCTCCGCTTCAAGCTCCCGGTGCGCCGCATCCAGCTCCAGTTCTTCGGCGGCGTCTCCGAGATCGAGAAGGAGACCGAGACCCCCGGCCGCGAATTCGTCCTCGCCTTCGTCGGCCCGCTGCTCTCCCTCGTCCTCGCGGGCGTCTTCTACCTCGGCATGCAGGGCGTCGAGCCCGGCACCGTCCCCGGCGTCCTGCTCGCCGGCCTGATGATCTCCAACCTGCTCGTCGCGGCCTTCAACCTGCTGCCCGGCCTGCCGCTGGACGGCGGCCGGATGCTCCGCGCCGTCGTCTGGAAGATCAGCGGCAAGCCCATGACCGGCACCGTCGCCGCCGCCTGGGTCGGCCGCGCGCTCGCCGTCGCCGTGCTCATCGGCCTCCCGCTCCTCACCCACGCCCGCGGCGGCCTCGGCGACGGCGACTCCGAGAGCCTCGGCGGCCTCGACTCGCTCACCGACGCCCTGCTCGCCGCCATCCTCGCCGCGATCATCTGGACCGGGGCGGGCAACGCCCTGCGCATGGCCCGGCTGCGCGAGCGGCTGCCCCACCTCAGCGCCCGCACCCTCACCAGGCGAGCCGTGCCCGTGGAGGCCGCCACCCCGCTCTCCGAGGCCCTGCGGCGGGCCAACGAGGCGGGGGCCCGGGCCCTGGTCGTCGTCGACGGACAGGGCCGGCCCGCCGCCCTCGTCCGCGAAGCCGCCATCGTCGGTGTCCCCGAGCACCGCCGCCCCTGGGTCGCCGTCAGCGGCCTGGCCACCGACCTCAAGGACGGCATGCGGGTCTCCGCGGAACTCTCCGGCGAAGAGCTCCTCGACACCCTCCGAGCCACCCCCGCCACCGAATACCTCGTGGTCGAGGAGACCGGCGAGGTCTACGGCGTCCTCGCCACCACCGACGTCGAGCGGGCCTTCGTCTCCGCCATGGCGCGGCCCTCCTCCTGA
- a CDS encoding tRNA (adenine-N1)-methyltransferase — MSEPTGAARRRGPFQVGDQVQLTDPKGRHYTFTLEAGKQFHTHKGAFPHDELIGAPEGSVVRTTGNVAYLALRPLLPDYVLSMPRGAAVVYPKDAGQILAMADIFPGARVVEAGVGSGSLSSFLLRAIGDQGMLHSYERRADFAEIATQNVERYFGGPHPAWQLTVGDLQDNLSDTDVDRVILDMLAPWECLEVVRKALVPGGILCCYVATTTQLARTVESIREIGCFAEPSAWESMVRTWHVEGLAVRPDHRMIGHTGFLLTARRLADGVEPPLRRRRPAKGAYGDDYTGPGSASGSAER, encoded by the coding sequence ATGTCCGAACCGACCGGTGCCGCCCGCCGACGCGGGCCCTTCCAGGTCGGGGACCAGGTCCAGCTCACCGACCCCAAGGGACGCCACTACACCTTCACGCTCGAAGCCGGGAAGCAGTTCCACACCCACAAGGGTGCCTTCCCACACGACGAGCTGATCGGTGCTCCCGAGGGCAGTGTTGTCCGTACCACGGGAAACGTCGCCTACCTCGCGCTGCGCCCCCTGCTCCCCGACTATGTCCTGTCCATGCCGCGCGGAGCCGCCGTGGTCTACCCCAAGGACGCGGGGCAGATCCTGGCGATGGCCGACATCTTCCCCGGCGCCCGCGTCGTGGAAGCGGGTGTCGGCTCCGGCTCCCTCAGCAGCTTCCTGCTGCGCGCCATCGGCGACCAGGGCATGCTGCACTCCTACGAGCGCCGCGCCGACTTCGCCGAGATCGCCACACAGAACGTGGAGCGCTACTTCGGCGGCCCCCACCCCGCGTGGCAGCTCACCGTCGGCGACCTCCAGGACAATCTGTCCGACACCGACGTCGACCGGGTCATCCTCGACATGCTCGCCCCCTGGGAGTGCCTGGAGGTCGTCCGCAAGGCACTCGTGCCCGGCGGCATCCTGTGCTGCTACGTGGCGACCACCACGCAGCTCGCCCGGACCGTCGAGTCCATCCGTGAGATCGGCTGCTTCGCCGAGCCGTCGGCGTGGGAGTCCATGGTCCGCACCTGGCACGTCGAGGGCCTGGCCGTACGCCCCGACCACCGGATGATCGGCCACACCGGCTTCCTGCTCACCGCCCGCCGCCTCGCGGACGGCGTGGAGCCGCCGCTGCGCCGCCGCCGTCCCGCCAAGGGCGCCTACGGCGACGACTACACCGGCCCCGGCAGCGCCAGCGGATCCGCCGAGCGCTGA
- a CDS encoding response regulator: protein MAIRVLLVDDQPLLRTGFRMILEAEQDLAVVGEAGDGLQALDQVRALQPDVVLMDIRMPRMDGVEATRQITGPERNGPAKVLVLTTFDLDEYVVEALRAGASGFLLKDAPAHELVQAIRVVAGGEAMLAPSITRRLLDKYAGHLPSGEEPLPDTLHTLTDREVEVLKLVARGLSNAEIAADLFVSETTVKTHVGHVLTKLGLRDRVQAAVYAYESGLVRPGAQ, encoded by the coding sequence GTGGCGATCCGCGTCCTACTGGTCGACGACCAGCCGCTGCTGCGCACCGGCTTCCGCATGATCCTCGAGGCCGAGCAGGACCTCGCGGTCGTCGGCGAGGCCGGGGACGGTCTCCAGGCACTGGACCAGGTCCGGGCGCTGCAGCCCGATGTGGTGCTGATGGACATCCGGATGCCGCGGATGGACGGCGTCGAGGCGACCCGGCAGATCACCGGCCCCGAGCGGAACGGCCCGGCCAAGGTCCTGGTGCTGACCACCTTCGACCTCGACGAGTACGTGGTGGAGGCGCTGCGGGCGGGGGCCAGCGGCTTTCTGCTCAAGGACGCGCCGGCCCATGAGCTGGTGCAGGCGATCCGGGTGGTGGCGGGCGGCGAGGCGATGCTGGCGCCGAGCATCACCCGGCGGCTGCTGGACAAGTACGCCGGGCATCTGCCGTCGGGCGAGGAGCCGCTGCCGGACACGCTGCACACGCTGACCGACCGCGAGGTCGAGGTCCTGAAGCTGGTGGCCCGCGGCTTGTCGAACGCGGAGATCGCGGCGGATCTGTTCGTCAGCGAGACGACGGTCAAGACGCACGTGGGGCATGTGCTGACGAAGCTGGGGCTGCGGGACCGGGTCCAGGCCGCGGTCTACGCCTACGAGAGCGGCCTGGTGCGCCCCGGCGCGCAGTAG
- a CDS encoding ABC transporter substrate-binding protein: MRKRDQWLAAPLGAGLAAALLTGCGSDDGEAAGTGESVVMGMSDEVVSTDPASGYDPGSWLLFNNVFQSLLSFPKGSTTPQPEAAKECSFKDGGSTVYQCKLRDGLKFSNGHDLTSEDVAHSFRRTLKINDKKGPASSLLSSIKEIKTPDKATVVFQLKRPDATFPQKIASGAGSIVDHHEYPMDKLRTDGKAVGSGVYKLESFDKQQAKFSVSSTYQGAAKVQNRGVTMKFFHGQQEELKNAVQKGDVDIAYRGLAMKDIADLEAAEAGDKKNLEVVEGSSAEVQHLVFNTKDPVVGKVGVRKAIAYLIDRSTLVRDVYKRTAEPLYSIVPSGITGHKTPFFEAYGDRPQPEKAAAALRSANVSGKVKLTLWATPIRYGPGTVPAFKEIAKQLNASGLFDADVQSVPFDEYDKGITEGKYGVYVKGWVPDYPDPDNFTAPFFGKDNVLSNNYESKEITGKILPTTAAQGSRPATVPDFARLQTTVAQDLPILPLWQGKQYAVANKRITGLQWTLDSSTVFRFWEISKSAKD, from the coding sequence GTGAGGAAACGTGACCAGTGGCTTGCCGCCCCGCTCGGCGCGGGGCTCGCCGCCGCCCTGCTCACCGGGTGCGGTTCGGACGACGGCGAGGCGGCCGGCACCGGTGAGTCGGTGGTCATGGGGATGTCCGACGAGGTCGTGTCCACCGACCCGGCCTCCGGCTACGACCCGGGCTCCTGGCTGCTCTTCAACAACGTCTTCCAGTCGCTTCTGAGCTTCCCCAAGGGCAGCACGACGCCCCAGCCGGAAGCCGCCAAGGAGTGCAGCTTCAAGGACGGGGGCAGCACGGTCTACCAGTGCAAGCTCCGGGACGGCCTGAAGTTCAGCAACGGCCACGACCTCACCTCCGAGGACGTCGCCCACTCCTTCCGCCGCACCCTGAAGATCAACGACAAGAAGGGTCCGGCGTCCTCCCTGCTCTCCTCGATCAAGGAGATCAAGACCCCGGACAAGGCGACGGTCGTCTTCCAGCTCAAGCGGCCCGACGCGACCTTCCCGCAGAAGATCGCCTCCGGCGCCGGCTCCATCGTGGACCACCACGAGTACCCGATGGACAAGCTGCGCACCGACGGCAAGGCCGTCGGCTCGGGTGTCTACAAGCTCGAGTCGTTCGACAAGCAGCAGGCCAAGTTCTCGGTCAGCAGCACCTACCAGGGTGCCGCGAAGGTCCAGAACCGCGGCGTCACGATGAAGTTCTTCCACGGCCAGCAGGAGGAGCTGAAGAACGCGGTCCAGAAGGGCGACGTCGACATCGCCTACCGTGGTCTGGCCATGAAGGACATCGCCGACCTCGAGGCCGCCGAAGCCGGCGACAAGAAGAACCTCGAGGTCGTCGAAGGCAGCAGCGCCGAGGTCCAGCACCTGGTGTTCAATACCAAGGACCCGGTGGTCGGCAAGGTCGGCGTGCGCAAGGCCATCGCGTACCTGATCGACCGCAGCACCCTCGTCCGTGACGTCTACAAGCGGACCGCCGAGCCGCTGTACTCGATCGTCCCGAGCGGTATCACCGGCCACAAGACGCCGTTCTTCGAGGCCTACGGCGACCGCCCGCAGCCCGAGAAGGCCGCCGCGGCCCTGCGGTCCGCGAACGTCTCCGGCAAGGTCAAGCTCACCCTGTGGGCCACGCCCATCCGTTACGGCCCGGGCACCGTGCCCGCGTTCAAGGAGATCGCCAAGCAGCTCAACGCGAGCGGCCTCTTCGACGCGGACGTCCAGAGCGTCCCGTTCGACGAGTACGACAAGGGCATCACCGAGGGCAAGTACGGCGTCTACGTGAAGGGCTGGGTCCCCGACTACCCGGACCCGGACAACTTCACGGCGCCCTTCTTCGGCAAGGACAACGTGCTCTCCAACAACTACGAGTCGAAGGAGATCACGGGGAAGATCCTGCCGACGACCGCCGCCCAGGGCAGCCGCCCGGCGACCGTCCCGGACTTCGCCCGTCTGCAGACCACCGTCGCCCAGGACCTGCCGATCCTGCCGCTGTGGCAGGGCAAGCAGTACGCGGTGGCCAACAAGCGGATCACCGGTCTGCAGTGGACCCTGGACTCCTCGACCGTCTTCCGGTTCTGGGAGATCAGCAAGTCCGCCAAGGACTGA